The Amycolatopsis viridis genome window below encodes:
- the pyrH gene encoding UMP kinase translates to MGEAKRADGGYRRVLLKLGGEMFGGGALGLDPDVVHSVAVQIADVVRTGVQMAVVIGGGNYFRGAELSQRGMDRDRADYMAMLGTVMNSLALQDFLEKEGVPTRVQTAITMGQVAEPYIPRRAERHLEKGRVVIFGAGTGMPYFSTDTAAAQRSLEIGCDAVLMAKAVDGVFTADPKSDPSAKMFDEISHREVLERGLKVADATAFSLCMDNNMPIIVFNLLTEGNIARAVRGERIGTLVSSPVAGPSA, encoded by the coding sequence ATGGGTGAGGCGAAACGAGCCGACGGCGGTTACCGGCGGGTGCTGCTGAAACTGGGTGGCGAGATGTTCGGCGGGGGAGCGCTCGGCCTCGACCCCGATGTCGTGCACTCCGTGGCGGTGCAGATCGCGGACGTCGTCCGCACCGGGGTCCAGATGGCCGTGGTGATCGGTGGTGGCAACTACTTCCGCGGCGCCGAGTTGTCCCAGCGCGGCATGGACCGCGACCGGGCCGACTACATGGCCATGCTCGGCACCGTGATGAACTCCCTGGCGCTGCAGGACTTCCTGGAGAAAGAAGGCGTGCCCACGCGCGTGCAGACCGCCATCACCATGGGCCAGGTCGCCGAGCCCTACATCCCGCGGCGCGCCGAGCGGCACCTCGAGAAGGGCCGTGTCGTGATCTTCGGCGCCGGCACCGGGATGCCCTACTTCTCCACCGACACCGCGGCTGCCCAGCGTTCGCTGGAGATCGGCTGCGACGCGGTGCTCATGGCGAAAGCCGTGGACGGCGTCTTCACCGCCGACCCGAAGAGCGACCCGAGCGCGAAGATGTTCGACGAGATCAGCCACCGCGAGGTGCTGGAGCGCGGGCTGAAGGTCGCCGACGCCACCGCTTTCAGCCTCTGCATGGACAACAACATGCCCATCATCGTGTTCAACCTTCTCACCGAGGGGAACATCGCCAGGGCGGTGCGTGGTGAGAGGATCGGCACGTTGGTGAGCAGCCCCGTGGCCGGGCCGAGCGCCTGA
- a CDS encoding response regulator, which yields MSGRIRVLVAEDDDLLRGSLCELVTADAGLVLVGEARDGAAAVAAARRLRPDVVLMDIRMPVLDGLAATREVCASSAARVLILTTFDLDEYVYEALRAGASGFLLKNAGPPEILRAVRTVHDGHAMLAPEVTGRVIAEFGRRRDQPERARFDELTERERDVVAAIAEGMSNDEIAAALFLSRATVKTYLSRLFDKLGVRDRTQLVVLAYETGFVDSLRR from the coding sequence GTGAGCGGGCGGATCCGCGTTCTCGTCGCCGAGGACGACGACCTCCTGCGCGGCTCGCTGTGCGAACTGGTCACCGCCGACGCGGGTCTGGTGCTCGTGGGCGAGGCGCGGGACGGCGCCGCCGCGGTCGCCGCGGCGCGCCGGCTGCGTCCGGACGTGGTGCTGATGGACATCCGGATGCCGGTGCTGGACGGGCTGGCGGCCACCCGCGAGGTGTGCGCGTCCTCCGCGGCCCGGGTGCTGATCCTGACGACCTTCGACCTCGACGAGTACGTGTACGAGGCGCTGCGCGCGGGAGCCTCCGGGTTCCTGCTGAAGAACGCCGGCCCGCCGGAGATCCTCCGCGCGGTGCGGACGGTCCACGACGGGCACGCGATGCTGGCGCCCGAGGTGACGGGCCGGGTGATCGCGGAGTTCGGCCGGCGCCGCGACCAGCCGGAACGCGCCCGGTTCGACGAGCTGACGGAACGCGAACGGGACGTCGTCGCGGCGATCGCCGAAGGCATGTCGAACGACGAGATCGCCGCCGCGTTGTTCCTCAGCCGCGCGACGGTGAAGACGTACCTCAGCCGGTTGTTCGACAAGCTCGGCGTCCGGGACCGGACACAACTCGTCGTCCTCGCCTATGAAACCGGGTTCGTCGACTCGCTGCGCCGTTGA
- a CDS encoding ABC transporter ATP-binding protein, which produces MIEISGLVKRHGAKVVVREVSFTAKAGQVTGLLGPNGAGKSSTLRILLGLDSADAGAALIGGKPYRSLRNPLRTVGSLLEGSGAHRSRTARGHLAWVAASNGIPRRRIAAVLDLVGLGDAGRKRVGAFSLGMNQRLGLAAALLGEPDVLVLDEPVNGLDPHGIRWLREFLRAYAGEGRTVLLSSHLMSELASTADHLVVLNRGTVVHSGSVAEVTAGHASLEDAFFALTGESR; this is translated from the coding sequence ATGATCGAAATATCGGGTCTGGTCAAGCGGCACGGCGCGAAGGTCGTGGTGCGCGAGGTCAGCTTCACCGCGAAGGCCGGTCAGGTCACCGGGTTGCTCGGCCCCAACGGGGCGGGCAAGTCGTCCACGCTGCGCATCCTCCTCGGCCTCGACTCGGCCGACGCGGGCGCCGCGCTGATCGGCGGGAAGCCGTACCGGTCGCTGCGGAATCCGTTGCGGACCGTGGGCTCGCTGCTGGAGGGCAGCGGGGCGCACCGCTCGCGAACCGCGCGCGGCCACCTGGCATGGGTAGCCGCCAGCAACGGCATCCCGCGGCGGCGGATCGCCGCGGTGCTCGACCTCGTCGGGCTCGGTGACGCGGGGCGCAAGCGGGTCGGCGCGTTCTCCCTCGGCATGAACCAGCGGCTCGGGCTCGCCGCGGCGCTGCTCGGGGAACCGGACGTGCTGGTGCTGGACGAGCCGGTGAACGGCCTCGATCCGCACGGTATCCGGTGGCTGCGGGAGTTCCTGCGGGCCTACGCGGGAGAGGGCCGGACGGTGCTGCTGTCCAGTCACCTGATGAGCGAGCTGGCCAGCACGGCCGACCACCTCGTGGTGCTCAACCGCGGCACGGTCGTCCACAGTGGATCCGTGGCCGAGGTCACCGCCGGGCACGCATCGCTGGAGGACGCCTTCTTCGCGCTGACCGGGGAGAGCCGATGA
- the tsf gene encoding translation elongation factor Ts, which produces MANYTAADVKRLRELTGSGMMDCKKALEESGGDFDKAVEFLRIKGAKDVGKRAERATAEGLVAGDGGVLVEINSETDFVAKNEQFQELANKIVKVAQTLQTDNVEKLAAAELEGGKSVGDAVQELAAKIGEKLVLRRVVAFDGQVATYLHRRGTDLPPAVGVLVEYTGGGDGAAEAARNAALQIAALKPKYLTREDVPADLVDNERRIAEETARAEGKPEQALPKIIEGKVNAFYKDTVLLEQPSVIDNKKTVKALLDAAGVTVTRFARFEVGQP; this is translated from the coding sequence ATGGCGAACTACACCGCGGCGGACGTCAAGCGTCTCCGCGAGCTCACCGGCTCCGGCATGATGGACTGCAAGAAGGCGCTCGAGGAGAGCGGCGGCGACTTCGACAAGGCCGTTGAGTTCCTGCGCATCAAGGGTGCCAAGGACGTCGGCAAGCGCGCCGAGCGCGCCACCGCCGAGGGCCTCGTCGCCGGCGACGGCGGCGTGCTGGTCGAGATCAACTCCGAGACCGACTTCGTCGCCAAGAACGAGCAGTTCCAGGAGCTCGCCAACAAGATCGTCAAGGTCGCGCAGACGCTGCAGACCGACAACGTCGAGAAGCTGGCCGCTGCCGAGCTCGAGGGCGGCAAGTCGGTCGGCGACGCCGTGCAGGAGCTGGCCGCCAAGATCGGCGAGAAGCTCGTGCTGCGCCGCGTGGTGGCCTTCGACGGCCAGGTAGCGACGTACCTGCACCGCCGCGGTACCGACCTGCCCCCGGCGGTCGGCGTGCTGGTCGAGTACACCGGCGGTGGCGACGGCGCGGCCGAGGCGGCCCGCAACGCGGCGCTGCAGATCGCGGCCCTCAAGCCGAAGTACCTGACCCGCGAGGACGTGCCGGCCGACCTGGTCGACAACGAGCGTCGCATCGCCGAGGAGACCGCCCGCGCCGAGGGCAAGCCCGAGCAGGCGCTGCCCAAGATCATCGAGGGCAAGGTCAACGCGTTCTACAAGGACACCGTGCTGCTCGAGCAGCCGTCGGTGATCGACAACAAGAAGACCGTCAAGGCGCTGCTCGACGCGGCCGGCGTGACCGTCACCCGGTTCGCCCGGTTCGAGGTCGGCCAGCCGTAA
- a CDS encoding class I SAM-dependent methyltransferase, with protein MWKIARRGQRTTSRADVLPSPNIWYYPDTYELENRAQDVGGDIWRVLAAECDWAGKDVLDVGCGDGFHLPHFAATARSVIGVEPHEPLVARAERRVAELSGVRVLRGSAQLLPVPDASADVVHARTAYFFGPGCEPGLREADRVLRPGGTLAIVDLDGSSEPYGRWMRADLPDYDPAAVDDFFAAQGFRCRRVTARWWFADAESLSAVLRIEFSPGVADRAIDEVLRDNGSRGRHSPAAGFTVPVGYRVLVRVKPTGLVLPGHSVSSVPSASSVSISPSTA; from the coding sequence GTGTGGAAGATCGCCCGGCGTGGGCAGCGGACCACGTCCCGGGCGGACGTCCTGCCCAGCCCCAACATCTGGTACTACCCGGACACCTACGAGCTGGAGAACCGCGCCCAGGACGTGGGCGGCGACATCTGGCGGGTGCTGGCCGCGGAATGCGACTGGGCCGGCAAGGACGTGCTCGACGTCGGCTGCGGGGATGGTTTCCACCTGCCGCACTTCGCCGCGACGGCACGGTCGGTGATCGGCGTGGAACCACACGAACCGTTGGTGGCCCGGGCCGAACGCCGCGTCGCGGAGCTCTCCGGAGTGCGGGTGCTGCGGGGTTCCGCGCAGCTGCTCCCGGTGCCGGACGCCAGTGCCGACGTGGTGCACGCCCGCACCGCGTACTTCTTCGGGCCCGGCTGCGAACCGGGTCTGCGCGAGGCGGACCGGGTGCTGCGGCCCGGGGGAACGCTCGCGATCGTGGATCTGGACGGCTCCAGTGAGCCGTACGGGAGGTGGATGCGGGCCGATCTGCCCGACTACGACCCGGCCGCGGTGGACGACTTCTTCGCGGCCCAGGGTTTCCGGTGCCGGCGGGTGACGGCCCGGTGGTGGTTCGCCGACGCGGAGAGCCTGTCGGCGGTGCTGCGCATCGAGTTCAGCCCCGGAGTGGCCGACCGCGCCATCGACGAAGTCCTACGGGACAACGGATCGCGGGGCCGGCACTCCCCGGCGGCCGGGTTCACGGTGCCGGTGGGCTATCGCGTGCTCGTCCGCGTCAAGCCCACCGGCCTCGTGCTGCCCGGTCACTCGGTGTCGTCCGTGCCGTCGGCGTCGTCGGTGTCGATCTCGCCGAGCACGGCGTAG
- a CDS encoding cupin domain-containing protein — protein sequence MRNSGSSPLHRVVVLDQLLPEPLPVRRVEIRRITIAPGYAAGLHIHNGPVFGSIETGSAIYQIEGGPETVLRPGDVFYEPEGVRIARFDAQEDGVTFLGYFLLPDGADAELVFPGPQPG from the coding sequence ATGCGGAACTCCGGGTCCTCCCCGCTGCACCGGGTGGTGGTGCTGGACCAGCTGCTGCCGGAACCGTTGCCGGTGCGTCGGGTGGAGATCCGGCGGATCACCATCGCACCCGGCTACGCGGCTGGGCTGCACATCCACAACGGCCCGGTGTTCGGCAGCATCGAGACGGGCTCGGCGATCTACCAGATCGAGGGCGGACCGGAGACCGTGCTCCGGCCGGGCGACGTGTTCTACGAGCCGGAAGGCGTGCGGATCGCCCGGTTCGACGCGCAGGAGGACGGCGTCACGTTCCTCGGGTACTTCCTGCTGCCCGACGGCGCCGACGCCGAACTCGTCTTCCCCGGCCCCCAACCGGGCTAG
- a CDS encoding phosphatidate cytidylyltransferase, translated as MPQVSEEREKAPVASPEPAEPAKKTSRAGRNLPAAIGVGLLLGAAILVSLLTVRYLFIGIIAAAIAVGTYEFAQALGRAAKIRLALVPLLVGGQAMIWLAWPFGYRGALIAFAVTVLACLLWRLPGGAEGYLRDISASVFTAAYLPLFGAFAAMLIPPADGVGRVLAFLIGVVASDTGGYIAGVLKGKHPMAPSISPKKTWEGFTGSLVAGVVAGSLTLTLLLDGHVWQGVVFGVAIVLTATLGDLVESLMKRDLGIKDMGTLLPGHGGLMDRLDSLLPSAVVSFLLLSAFLP; from the coding sequence ATGCCCCAGGTGAGCGAAGAACGCGAGAAGGCCCCCGTGGCTTCTCCGGAGCCGGCTGAACCGGCCAAGAAAACGTCCCGGGCCGGCCGGAACCTGCCCGCGGCGATCGGCGTCGGGCTGCTGCTGGGCGCGGCGATCCTCGTGTCGCTGCTCACCGTGCGGTACCTGTTCATCGGGATCATCGCGGCGGCGATCGCCGTCGGCACCTACGAGTTCGCGCAGGCGCTCGGCCGGGCCGCGAAGATCCGCCTCGCGCTGGTCCCGTTGCTGGTGGGTGGCCAGGCGATGATCTGGCTCGCCTGGCCGTTCGGCTACCGGGGGGCGCTGATCGCGTTCGCGGTCACCGTCCTGGCGTGCCTGCTGTGGCGGCTGCCCGGCGGTGCGGAGGGCTACCTGCGGGACATCAGCGCGTCCGTGTTCACCGCCGCGTACCTGCCGTTGTTCGGTGCGTTCGCGGCGATGCTCATCCCGCCCGCCGACGGGGTGGGCCGGGTGCTGGCGTTCCTGATCGGGGTCGTCGCGTCGGACACCGGCGGGTACATCGCCGGTGTCCTCAAGGGCAAGCACCCGATGGCTCCGTCGATCAGCCCGAAGAAAACGTGGGAGGGGTTCACCGGATCGCTGGTCGCGGGTGTCGTCGCGGGCTCGCTGACCCTGACGCTGCTGCTGGACGGGCACGTGTGGCAGGGCGTGGTGTTCGGTGTCGCGATCGTGCTCACCGCCACCTTGGGCGACCTGGTGGAGTCGCTGATGAAGCGGGACCTGGGGATCAAGGACATGGGCACGTTGCTGCCCGGGCACGGTGGCCTGATGGACCGGCTGGACTCGCTCCTGCCGTCGGCCGTGGTGTCGTTCCTGCTGCTGTCGGCGTTCCTGCCCTAG
- the frr gene encoding ribosome recycling factor — translation MIDETLLDAEEKMEKAVSFAKEDLSSVRTGRANAGMFARIMVEAYGSMMPLNQVAGVNIPEARMVIVKPYDQGQLGAIEKAIRESDLGVNPSNDGQIIRITIPQLTEERRREMVKMVKAKGEDAKVTIRGVRRKSKEELDRIAKDGEAGEDEVARAEKELQHLTDNYVAKVEELVKHKEAELLEV, via the coding sequence GTGATCGACGAGACCCTCCTCGATGCCGAGGAGAAGATGGAAAAAGCGGTGTCCTTCGCCAAGGAGGATCTGTCGTCGGTGCGGACCGGCCGGGCCAATGCGGGCATGTTCGCCCGCATCATGGTCGAGGCCTACGGCTCGATGATGCCGCTGAACCAGGTGGCCGGTGTCAACATCCCCGAGGCCCGCATGGTGATCGTCAAGCCCTACGACCAGGGGCAGCTCGGCGCGATCGAGAAGGCCATCCGCGAGTCGGACCTGGGGGTCAACCCGAGCAACGACGGCCAGATCATCCGCATCACCATCCCGCAGCTGACCGAGGAGCGCCGTCGCGAGATGGTGAAGATGGTCAAGGCCAAGGGTGAGGACGCGAAGGTCACCATCCGCGGTGTGCGCCGCAAGTCCAAGGAGGAGCTCGACCGCATCGCCAAGGACGGCGAGGCCGGTGAGGACGAGGTCGCGCGCGCGGAGAAGGAACTGCAGCACCTGACCGACAACTACGTGGCGAAGGTCGAGGAGCTCGTCAAACACAAGGAAGCCGAGCTGCTCGAGGTCTGA
- the rlmN gene encoding 23S rRNA (adenine(2503)-C(2))-methyltransferase RlmN, whose amino-acid sequence MSTLPLLFEAPRRGMPPRHLADLTAAERAAAVSDLGEKPFRAKQLSNHYFARLTADPAAMTDIPAAARERLVSELMPPLLTEVRAVACDDGATRKTLWRAHDGTLLESVLMRYPDRATLCISSQAGCGMACPFCATGQAGLTRNLSTAEIVDQVRSAAAVMRDGLMPGGPGRLSNIVFMGMGEPLANYKRVIAAVRRITDPAPNGLGISQRSVTVSTVGLAPAIRRLADEKMQVRLAVSLHTPDDELRDTLVPVNNRWPIDEVLEAARYYADTTGRRVSIEYALIRDVNDQPWRADLLAKRLRRHLGRLVHVNLIPLNPTPGSEWDASPKPVEREFVRRVNEGGVACTVRDTRGQEIAAACGQLAAEG is encoded by the coding sequence GTGTCGACATTGCCGCTGCTCTTCGAGGCTCCCCGGCGTGGGATGCCGCCTCGCCACCTCGCCGACCTGACCGCCGCCGAACGCGCGGCGGCCGTCAGCGACCTCGGCGAGAAGCCGTTCCGCGCCAAGCAGCTGTCGAACCACTACTTCGCCCGGCTGACCGCCGATCCGGCCGCGATGACCGACATCCCCGCCGCCGCGCGCGAGCGGCTGGTGTCCGAGCTGATGCCGCCGCTGCTCACCGAGGTGCGCGCGGTGGCCTGCGACGACGGTGCCACCCGCAAGACGCTGTGGCGCGCGCACGACGGCACGCTGCTGGAAAGCGTGCTGATGCGCTACCCCGACCGGGCCACGCTGTGCATCTCCAGTCAGGCCGGCTGCGGTATGGCGTGCCCGTTCTGCGCGACCGGTCAGGCCGGGCTGACCCGCAACCTGTCCACGGCCGAGATCGTCGACCAGGTCCGCTCGGCCGCCGCGGTCATGCGGGACGGGCTGATGCCCGGCGGTCCGGGGCGGCTGTCGAACATCGTGTTCATGGGCATGGGCGAGCCGCTCGCGAACTACAAGCGGGTGATCGCCGCGGTCCGGCGCATCACCGATCCGGCCCCGAACGGCCTGGGCATCTCCCAGCGCTCCGTGACCGTGTCGACGGTCGGCCTGGCCCCGGCGATCCGCCGGCTGGCGGACGAGAAGATGCAGGTCCGGCTGGCGGTGTCGCTGCACACCCCGGATGACGAGCTGCGCGACACCCTGGTGCCGGTGAACAACCGCTGGCCGATCGACGAGGTCCTGGAGGCGGCGCGGTACTACGCCGACACCACGGGCCGCCGCGTGTCGATCGAGTACGCGCTGATCCGCGACGTGAACGACCAGCCGTGGCGCGCCGACCTGCTCGCGAAGCGGTTGCGCCGGCACCTGGGCCGGCTGGTGCACGTCAACCTGATCCCGCTGAACCCGACGCCGGGCTCGGAGTGGGACGCTTCGCCGAAGCCGGTGGAACGTGAGTTCGTGCGGCGCGTCAACGAGGGCGGCGTGGCCTGCACCGTGCGGGACACGCGCGGGCAGGAGATCGCCGCCGCGTGCGGGCAGCTGGCCGCCGAGGGCTGA
- a CDS encoding PadR family transcriptional regulator, with the protein MRAAILALLAEQPRHGYEIISEIAERSGGFWRPSPGSVYPTLQLLADEGLVVAREEGGKRLFELTDAGRAAAEGQDGKPPWEQIAHDVDPTEVDLRKAGGMLAAAAVQVSQAGTSGQKRRAAEILNEARRSIYAVLGEIDTDDADGTDDTE; encoded by the coding sequence GTGCGCGCCGCGATCCTCGCCCTGCTCGCCGAACAGCCCCGGCACGGCTACGAGATCATCAGTGAGATCGCCGAACGCAGCGGTGGCTTCTGGCGGCCGAGCCCGGGCTCGGTCTACCCGACGCTCCAGCTGCTGGCCGACGAAGGTCTGGTCGTGGCTCGCGAAGAGGGCGGCAAGCGCCTGTTCGAGCTGACCGACGCCGGCCGTGCGGCCGCAGAAGGCCAGGACGGGAAGCCGCCGTGGGAGCAGATCGCCCACGACGTCGACCCCACCGAGGTCGATCTGCGCAAGGCCGGCGGGATGCTGGCCGCCGCGGCGGTCCAGGTCTCCCAGGCCGGGACCTCCGGTCAGAAGCGGCGTGCGGCGGAGATCCTCAACGAAGCCCGCCGCTCGATCTACGCCGTGCTCGGCGAGATCGACACCGACGACGCCGACGGCACGGACGACACCGAGTGA
- a CDS encoding class I SAM-dependent methyltransferase — protein MADADYLTTNRALWDDRVPVHLDSDFYDLAGFRAGGQTLREFETAEVGEVDGRSLVHLQCHFGLDTLSWARRGARVTGLDFSGKAIDAAREVAQEAGLPARFVAADVYDAVSVLGETYDIVYTGLGSLCWLPDVGRWARTVAELLRPGGFLYLAEFHPFADVLDEDEGRTVTYDYFAEGPQVWEDNDSTYADREARVQHARSVEFAHGLGEVVTALLDAGLRLDFLHEHDFTLWQRFAVLERHGVAYRLPAGRPRVPLLYSLRATRPQ, from the coding sequence GTGGCAGACGCGGACTACCTCACGACCAACCGGGCGCTCTGGGACGATCGGGTCCCGGTCCACCTGGACAGCGACTTCTACGATCTGGCGGGCTTCCGGGCGGGCGGCCAGACGCTGCGGGAGTTCGAGACGGCCGAGGTCGGCGAGGTCGACGGCCGCAGCCTCGTGCACCTCCAATGCCACTTCGGGCTGGACACCCTGTCCTGGGCCCGTCGCGGCGCCCGCGTGACCGGTCTGGACTTCTCCGGCAAGGCGATCGACGCGGCCCGGGAGGTCGCGCAGGAGGCCGGACTGCCGGCGCGGTTCGTCGCGGCCGACGTGTACGACGCCGTGTCCGTGCTGGGTGAGACCTACGACATCGTCTACACGGGACTGGGTTCGCTGTGCTGGCTGCCCGATGTCGGCCGCTGGGCCCGCACGGTCGCCGAACTGCTGCGCCCGGGCGGGTTCCTCTACCTGGCGGAGTTCCACCCGTTCGCCGACGTCCTCGATGAGGACGAAGGCCGCACGGTCACCTACGACTACTTCGCCGAGGGGCCACAGGTCTGGGAGGACAACGACAGCACCTACGCCGACCGGGAGGCGCGCGTCCAGCACGCCCGGTCGGTGGAGTTCGCCCACGGCCTGGGCGAGGTGGTCACGGCGCTGCTCGACGCCGGCCTGCGCCTGGACTTCCTGCACGAGCACGACTTCACGCTCTGGCAGCGGTTCGCCGTCCTGGAACGGCACGGTGTCGCCTACCGGCTCCCGGCCGGGCGCCCCCGGGTTCCGCTGCTGTACTCGTTGCGGGCCACCCGGCCGCAGTAG
- a CDS encoding sensor histidine kinase encodes MPIPRASRQVLTDGAVAVLCVAVFWLPLPPGPVVVLVPLFVAGVLMRSRWPAVAFGVVATVTLAGALLGLTPDPFVAAAWTLYPLVVRAGGARSSRVAPVTLVVVVAVLLTAGSTAWDDVLRYVMVSLLVLAGAFRLGESIRREREEAARRAVLEERLRVAREVHDVVSHSLGTIAVTAGVAAHVGSDDAAKLTSRLTRIERTAKDALTDLRSVLGAVRDSARPAERAPQPGIADLEAVAERVRGTGIDVTLAVRNADGLPPSTGLAVYRIVQEGLTNAATHAPGCRCAVSVVVLDREVVVEVTNSGGTMGGGRHAGGGFGLIGLRERVESLGGELTAGSTADGGFALCAVLPEPRG; translated from the coding sequence GTGCCGATTCCACGTGCGTCCCGGCAGGTCCTGACCGACGGGGCTGTCGCCGTGCTGTGCGTGGCGGTGTTCTGGCTTCCGCTCCCACCGGGACCGGTCGTCGTGCTCGTGCCGCTCTTCGTCGCCGGGGTCCTGATGCGGTCGCGGTGGCCGGCGGTGGCGTTCGGCGTCGTCGCGACGGTGACTCTCGCGGGCGCGCTGCTCGGCCTCACGCCCGATCCGTTCGTCGCGGCGGCGTGGACGCTGTACCCGCTGGTGGTCCGGGCCGGCGGCGCACGCTCCTCCCGGGTCGCGCCGGTGACGCTCGTCGTGGTCGTGGCCGTCCTGCTCACGGCCGGATCGACGGCGTGGGACGACGTCCTGCGGTACGTCATGGTGAGCCTGCTGGTGCTGGCGGGCGCGTTCCGGCTCGGCGAATCGATCCGGCGGGAGCGGGAGGAAGCCGCGCGCCGTGCGGTGCTCGAAGAGCGATTGCGGGTGGCGCGGGAGGTGCACGACGTCGTGTCGCATTCGCTGGGCACGATCGCGGTCACCGCCGGGGTCGCGGCCCACGTCGGCTCGGACGACGCCGCGAAGCTGACGAGCCGGTTGACCCGTATCGAGCGGACGGCCAAGGACGCCCTGACCGATCTCCGGTCGGTGCTCGGCGCGGTCCGGGACAGCGCTCGCCCCGCCGAACGCGCGCCTCAGCCGGGGATCGCCGACCTCGAAGCCGTGGCCGAACGGGTGCGCGGCACCGGCATCGACGTGACCCTCGCTGTGCGGAACGCGGACGGCCTGCCCCCGAGCACGGGGCTGGCGGTGTACCGGATCGTGCAGGAAGGGCTGACGAACGCGGCCACGCACGCGCCGGGCTGCCGGTGCGCGGTGTCCGTCGTGGTGCTCGACCGCGAGGTCGTCGTGGAGGTGACCAACAGCGGTGGAACCATGGGCGGCGGACGTCACGCCGGGGGAGGGTTCGGTCTGATCGGGTTGCGGGAGCGGGTGGAGTCGCTCGGCGGCGAACTGACGGCCGGCTCGACCGCGGACGGCGGTTTCGCACTGTGCGCGGTGCTGCCGGAGCCCCGCGGGTGA
- a CDS encoding VOC family protein — translation MSLGSSAPSPLPSGVPCWVELATVDEAASHRFYEGLFGWTYLLSRDPATRTGRYLIGTLGGVPVGGLYQAAPGQSSAWMINISVHNAHAAASWVQRLGGTVTLEPTVLPHRGCIVHAIEPSGAPFVLWQPPPDWAFATGHPNTFDGADLNTRDGGAADHFFCRLFQYTSLQVGDSRGIDYAEWRLEQEPVLYRYVMGPEYPPQTPPHWMVYFAVDPARGADATAGHALMLGGTVLVEPYDTPWGRIAILADPAGAVFSIIDHAQVGEGWGRAEVDDPYDD, via the coding sequence ATGTCCCTCGGATCCTCGGCCCCGTCGCCACTCCCGTCCGGTGTGCCCTGCTGGGTCGAACTCGCCACCGTGGACGAGGCGGCGTCGCACCGGTTCTACGAAGGGCTCTTCGGCTGGACGTACCTGCTCAGCCGCGATCCCGCGACGCGCACCGGCCGGTACCTGATCGGCACGCTCGGCGGCGTGCCCGTCGGCGGGCTGTACCAGGCCGCGCCGGGGCAGTCGAGCGCGTGGATGATCAACATCTCGGTGCACAACGCCCACGCGGCGGCGAGCTGGGTGCAGCGGCTCGGCGGGACCGTCACCCTGGAGCCGACCGTGCTGCCCCACCGCGGCTGCATCGTGCACGCGATCGAACCCTCGGGGGCACCGTTCGTGCTGTGGCAGCCACCGCCGGACTGGGCGTTCGCGACCGGCCATCCGAACACCTTCGACGGCGCCGACCTCAACACCCGCGACGGCGGCGCCGCGGACCACTTCTTCTGCCGGCTCTTCCAGTACACGAGCCTGCAGGTGGGCGACAGCCGCGGCATCGACTACGCGGAATGGCGGCTGGAGCAGGAACCGGTGCTCTACCGGTACGTGATGGGCCCGGAGTACCCGCCGCAGACCCCGCCGCACTGGATGGTGTACTTCGCGGTCGACCCGGCGCGCGGCGCGGACGCCACCGCCGGGCACGCGCTGATGCTCGGCGGCACCGTGCTGGTCGAGCCCTACGACACGCCTTGGGGCCGCATCGCGATCCTGGCCGACCCGGCCGGCGCGGTGTTCTCGATCATCGACCACGCGCAGGTCGGTGAGGGCTGGGGCCGTGCCGAGGTGGACGACCCGTACGACGACTAG